The following proteins are co-located in the Agromyces laixinhei genome:
- a CDS encoding D-alanyl-D-alanine carboxypeptidase family protein, which translates to MTEDEARAAKARVYRRRRIVVFSALAIVVALLTTGGVYTSNALGAAVPAAAPQITDPEPVAAAAQPLALPGFGSYAVGAVGFDGLMAAGNESTPMAIASITKIVTALTVLEANPIPAGESGPDIEYTEADVDIYWDMVAQNGSVAPVEAGAVLSLRESLEALLVPSGNNYGISIANWAFGSEQALVDRANAWLAAHGLANTHVVDSSGMSDDNVSTAADLVVLGQIALQDPTLATIVASASVEIPEIGVLTNSNKMLGTHGVDGMKTGTTDDAANLLFTADYAVGSSTVTVVGVLLGGQTHAAVNEAIAALLDSVAPGFHEVAPLTANQVLAEYSTPWGESARARTAEGATLVVWGETPVDVEVQAEPVTLAQRGENVGAAIVRAGSQEFSVPLVLDAAIEDPGTWWRLTNPGALD; encoded by the coding sequence ATGACCGAGGATGAGGCGCGTGCCGCGAAGGCGCGCGTGTATCGTCGCCGTCGCATCGTCGTCTTCAGCGCGCTCGCGATCGTCGTCGCGCTGCTCACGACGGGCGGCGTCTACACGTCCAACGCGCTCGGCGCGGCGGTGCCGGCGGCCGCGCCGCAGATCACCGACCCCGAACCGGTCGCCGCGGCTGCGCAACCGCTCGCGCTGCCCGGATTCGGCAGCTACGCCGTCGGCGCCGTCGGGTTCGACGGGCTCATGGCCGCCGGCAACGAGTCGACGCCGATGGCGATCGCGAGCATCACGAAGATCGTCACGGCGCTCACCGTGCTCGAGGCGAACCCGATCCCCGCCGGCGAGAGCGGTCCCGACATCGAGTACACCGAGGCCGACGTCGACATCTACTGGGACATGGTGGCCCAGAACGGCTCGGTCGCCCCGGTCGAGGCCGGCGCCGTCCTGAGTCTCAGGGAGAGCCTCGAAGCACTGCTCGTGCCGTCGGGCAACAACTACGGCATCTCGATCGCGAACTGGGCCTTCGGCTCCGAGCAGGCGCTCGTCGATCGTGCCAACGCCTGGCTGGCTGCCCACGGGCTCGCGAACACGCACGTCGTCGATTCCAGCGGCATGTCCGATGACAACGTCAGTACCGCGGCCGATCTGGTCGTGCTCGGCCAGATCGCGCTCCAAGACCCGACCCTCGCAACCATCGTGGCATCGGCGAGCGTCGAGATCCCCGAGATCGGCGTCCTCACGAACTCCAACAAGATGCTCGGCACCCACGGCGTCGACGGCATGAAGACGGGCACGACGGATGACGCGGCGAACCTGCTCTTCACCGCCGACTACGCCGTGGGCTCGTCCACCGTGACCGTGGTCGGCGTGTTGCTCGGCGGCCAGACGCATGCCGCGGTGAACGAGGCCATCGCGGCCCTGCTCGACTCCGTCGCCCCGGGTTTCCACGAGGTCGCACCGCTCACGGCGAACCAGGTGCTCGCCGAGTACTCGACACCGTGGGGCGAGTCCGCACGGGCGCGCACGGCCGAGGGGGCGACGCTCGTCGTGTGGGGCGAGACGCCCGTCGATGTCGAGGTGCAGGCCGAACCCGTGACGCTCGCCCAGCGCGGCGAGAACGTCGGCGCCGCGATCGTGCGTGCCGGATCTCAGGAGTTCAGCGTGCCCCTCGTGCTCGACGCGGCGATCGAAGACCCCGGCACCTGGTGGCGCCTCACGAATCCGGGAGCGCTCGACTGA
- a CDS encoding DEAD/DEAH box helicase → MSTAIPFGPQPGTSAAEHLSPSFPERAAWGTASKLRAWQAEALEQYLAELPRDFLAAATPGAGKTTFALRLAAELRARRIIDRITVVAPTDHLKRQWADAAARVGIRLDPGFRNAHGRSSRHYHGVAVTYAQVAMRPALHRELTLSGKTLVILDEVHHGGDALSWGDAIREAFERAEKRLSLTGTPFRSDTAPIPFVQYVPDAQGVRLSKTDYDYGYGRALADGVVRPVLFMVYAGHMRWRTKAGDEMEARLGEDNTKDITSSAWRTALEPTGEWIPAVLAAADRRLTEVRHGIPDAGGLVIATDQTVARAYAQILEQICGEKVTIVLSDEKEASARIEEFSASTTRWMVAVRMVSEGVDVPRLAVGVYATSASTPLFFAQAIGRFVRARRRGETASVFLPNVPGLMALAGQLELERDHALDRRGGDADDDGLDDSLLESANREERASDEEMGLGTWEAIGSDASFDRVLYDGTEFGTLAEPGSDEEHDFIGIPGILEPEQVSELLRHRQARQARRAGERHKQVVADGDPEPVALFRTLKEQRSLLNSLVGLWARHTGEAHSLVHGELRRVCGGPAVAQATVTQLQARIEFLRKRLGSR, encoded by the coding sequence GTGAGCACCGCGATTCCTTTCGGCCCCCAGCCGGGCACGTCAGCCGCCGAGCACCTCTCACCTTCGTTCCCTGAGCGCGCCGCGTGGGGTACTGCATCGAAGCTCCGGGCGTGGCAGGCCGAGGCACTCGAGCAGTACCTCGCTGAACTGCCGCGTGACTTCCTCGCGGCCGCGACGCCGGGCGCCGGCAAGACGACGTTCGCGCTGCGCCTCGCGGCCGAGCTTCGCGCGCGGCGCATCATCGACCGCATCACCGTCGTGGCCCCGACCGACCACCTGAAGCGGCAGTGGGCGGATGCCGCGGCGCGCGTCGGCATCCGTCTCGACCCGGGGTTCCGCAACGCCCACGGCCGCAGCTCCCGGCACTATCACGGCGTCGCCGTCACGTACGCGCAGGTCGCGATGCGGCCCGCGCTGCACCGCGAACTGACGCTGTCGGGCAAGACCCTCGTGATCCTCGACGAGGTGCACCACGGCGGCGACGCGCTCTCGTGGGGCGACGCGATCCGTGAGGCGTTCGAACGCGCAGAGAAGCGGCTCTCGCTGACCGGCACGCCGTTCCGCTCAGACACCGCGCCCATCCCGTTCGTGCAGTACGTGCCCGATGCCCAGGGCGTGCGGCTGTCGAAGACCGACTACGACTACGGGTACGGCCGAGCCCTCGCCGACGGCGTCGTGCGCCCGGTGCTCTTCATGGTCTACGCGGGCCACATGCGCTGGCGCACGAAGGCGGGCGACGAGATGGAGGCGAGGCTCGGCGAAGACAACACGAAAGACATCACGTCCTCGGCGTGGCGCACCGCGCTCGAGCCGACTGGCGAGTGGATTCCCGCGGTGCTCGCCGCCGCTGACCGGCGCCTCACCGAAGTGCGCCACGGCATTCCCGACGCCGGCGGACTCGTCATCGCCACCGATCAGACCGTCGCCCGCGCCTACGCGCAGATCCTCGAGCAGATCTGCGGCGAGAAGGTCACGATCGTGCTCTCCGACGAGAAGGAGGCGAGCGCGCGCATCGAGGAGTTCTCGGCGAGCACCACTCGGTGGATGGTCGCGGTGCGCATGGTCTCCGAGGGGGTCGACGTGCCGCGCCTGGCCGTGGGCGTCTACGCCACGAGCGCATCGACACCGCTCTTCTTCGCCCAGGCGATCGGACGCTTCGTGCGAGCGCGTCGCCGCGGTGAGACGGCCTCCGTCTTCCTGCCGAACGTGCCGGGCCTCATGGCGCTCGCCGGCCAGCTCGAGCTCGAACGCGATCACGCGCTCGATCGGCGCGGCGGTGATGCCGACGACGACGGGCTCGACGACAGCCTGCTCGAGTCGGCCAATCGCGAGGAACGGGCTTCAGACGAGGAGATGGGGCTCGGCACCTGGGAGGCGATCGGGTCGGATGCCTCGTTCGACCGAGTGCTCTACGACGGCACCGAGTTCGGCACGCTCGCCGAGCCCGGCAGTGACGAGGAGCACGACTTCATCGGCATCCCCGGCATCCTCGAGCCCGAGCAGGTCTCCGAGCTGCTGCGGCATCGCCAGGCGCGTCAGGCCCGGCGGGCGGGCGAGCGGCACAAGCAGGTGGTCGCCGACGGAGACCCGGAACCCGTCGCCCTCTTCCGCACCTTGAAAGAACAGCGTTCATTGCTCAACAGCCTCGTGGGGCTGTGGGCGCGGCACACCGGCGAGGCGCACTCACTGGTGCACGGCGAGCTCCGCCGCGTCTGCGGCGGCCCAGCGGTCGCACAGGCGACGGTGACCCAGTTGCAGGCGCGCATCGAGTTCCTGCGCAAACGTCTCGGCAGCCGCTGA
- a CDS encoding SGNH/GDSL hydrolase family protein: MVSPQHPWSRYVALGDSFTEGIGDPEPGTPGGHRGWADRVAEVLAQGTEDFAYANLAVRGKLIQQIVDEQIEPALALRPDLITISAGGNDVIRPRTDPDEIAARFEYAIERLSRDHATIVIFTGVDVGFSPVFRGIRGKVAIYNENLRSIAAKYDCIVADQWALTAIQDQRMWAPDRLHLNSLGHHTVARMVVDALNVENTLEPLKPEPLPSSTWRQARVEDLTWAREYLVPWVLRRVRHQSSGDRVSAKRPDAGPFTLPG, translated from the coding sequence ATGGTCTCGCCGCAGCATCCCTGGTCGCGCTACGTCGCCCTCGGCGACTCGTTCACGGAGGGCATCGGCGACCCAGAGCCGGGCACGCCCGGCGGGCACCGCGGATGGGCCGACCGGGTCGCAGAGGTGCTGGCGCAGGGCACCGAGGACTTCGCCTACGCGAACCTCGCCGTGCGCGGCAAGCTCATCCAGCAGATCGTCGACGAGCAGATCGAACCCGCGCTCGCGCTGCGCCCCGACCTCATCACGATCTCGGCCGGCGGCAATGACGTCATCCGACCTCGCACCGACCCCGACGAGATCGCGGCGCGATTCGAGTACGCGATCGAACGCCTCTCCCGCGATCACGCGACGATCGTCATCTTCACCGGCGTCGACGTCGGGTTCTCCCCCGTCTTCCGCGGCATCCGCGGCAAGGTCGCGATCTACAACGAGAACCTGCGCTCGATCGCGGCCAAGTACGACTGCATCGTCGCCGACCAGTGGGCGCTCACCGCCATTCAGGACCAGCGGATGTGGGCCCCCGACCGGCTGCACCTGAACTCGCTCGGCCACCACACTGTCGCGCGCATGGTGGTCGACGCGCTCAACGTCGAGAACACGCTCGAACCGCTGAAGCCCGAGCCGCTACCGTCGAGCACGTGGCGCCAGGCACGCGTCGAAGACCTCACCTGGGCGCGCGAATACCTCGTGCCGTGGGTGCTGCGCCGAGTTCGCCATCAGTCGTCGGGCGACCGCGTCAGCGCGAAACGACCGGATGCCGGGCCGTTCACGCTTCCCGGGTGA